In Planctomycetota bacterium, the following proteins share a genomic window:
- a CDS encoding NUDIX hydrolase — protein MRSLLEQYPPVDAAEFRHRDRMLALLNTPAPLYRGQFTPGHFTASAFVLHGNNVLLIWHAKLLRWLQPGGHVDETDATLADTAARELREEAGIVAETEGLLDLDVHPIPANPKKAEPAHEHFDVRFVFRVDDPSAVAGDDALDVKWVPIRDVSLEETDESVMRALRKLQTM, from the coding sequence TTGCGGTCTTTGCTCGAGCAATACCCACCAGTCGATGCGGCGGAGTTTCGGCATCGCGACCGGATGCTCGCGCTGCTCAACACGCCGGCCCCGCTGTATCGCGGGCAGTTCACGCCGGGCCACTTCACTGCCAGCGCGTTCGTGCTACACGGCAACAACGTGCTGTTGATCTGGCACGCGAAGTTGCTGCGCTGGCTCCAGCCCGGCGGGCATGTGGATGAGACTGACGCGACGCTGGCCGACACGGCGGCGCGGGAACTGCGCGAAGAGGCCGGCATCGTCGCTGAGACCGAGGGGCTGCTGGACCTCGACGTGCATCCGATCCCGGCGAACCCGAAGAAAGCCGAGCCGGCACACGAGCACTTCGACGTGCGGTTCGTGTTCCGCGTCGACGATCCCTCGGCGGTGGCCGGCGACGATGCGCTGGATGTGAAGTGGGTGCCGATCCGTGACGTGTCGTTGGAGGAAACCGACGAGAGCGTGATGCGTGCGCTGCGGAAGCTGCAGACGATGTGA